The DNA window TTTGCCGTACATACGAAAAATACATTCGACAGATCATACGGTACATTCATATAATGGTCGGTAAAGCTGTAGTTCTGTTCCGGATCCAGCACTTCCAGAAGAGCACTCGCCGGATCTCCGCCGTAATCTTTCGCCAGCTTGTCCACCTCATCGAGTACCATAACCGGATTCTGTGCTTTGCTCCGTTTCATGCCTTCCATGATCCGGCCAGGCATCGCTCCCACATACGTTCTTCTGTGTCCACGGATCTCTGCCTCATCCCGGATACCACCAAGACTGATTCTCACATATTCACGGTGCAGCGCTTTCGCAATGCTCTGTCCGATACTGGTCTTACCGGTACCAGGCGCACCCACGAACAGCAGGATCGAGCCGGACTGTTTTTTATTCAGTGCCATTACCGCAAGCTGCTGGATGATACGGTCTTTTACTTTTTTCAGACCATAGTGATCTTCGTCCAGAATCTCTTCTGCTTCCTGCAGATTAATCTCGGTCTGTTCCTCTGTCTTCCAGGAAAGGGAAGTCACAAAATCCAGATAATCGTACAGCATACCGTATTCGTGGCTGTCTTTTCCTTCCTGTTTCATTCGATTCAGAACTTTCTCCGCCTCTTTTCGGGCTTCCTCGTTCATACCGGACTGTGCGATCTTCGTCTCAAACTTCCGCACATCCGAGATATTTTCCGGATGCATCTCATCGAGCTGCTGCTGCAACAGTTCGATCTGTTTTTTAATGGCAGATTCCCGGTACACCTGTTCATGAATCTCTTTCTGGGCTTCCTCGGCTTCTTCTCCCACCTGGAAGACCTCCATAAATTCATAAACAGCTTCCTCAATCTTTTTGCACCGTTCTCTCTTCGAATCTGTCTCTATGATACCATATTTTTCTTCCCATGTGATATTAAAATAAGATGAAAGCGCACATCCGATCTCTTCCACATTCTTCCAGTGCAGAATCACGCCACGCGCCCAGACGCCCCACGGAAATCCTTTGATAAACCGAAGAATATCCTGTTTCATTTTCTCAAACAGAGCCTTCGCCTCTTCCTTCGGGAAATCGTCCACATCCGGAAGGATCGAAGCATCCGCCGTGATCACGCCGTCTTTCTCCAGCTCGATATCAGAGATTTGTACACGCTCTCTCACTTTCACGCGCACATTTCCCTCGTCATCCACGCTGTCGATCGCGCCGATCACACCGATCGGATAGAAATCATCCGGTGTCATCTGTTCCTTCTCTTCTTTTTCCATTACAAATAATATATCTTCTCCAACAGACTCTGCTGTTATCTCTCCACTGGGAAACACATCTTTTTTAAAGAAAAATGTCACACCTGGCAGTAACAACAGGTCAGAAATGGGCAATGTAATCATGATGTTTCCTCCTTGTTCTTCTTTTGTTAGCACTCATTCTTTACGAGTGCTGATTTTCATATTTTATTCTATCACGTTCTGTTGAAAATGCAAGTAAAATTCGTGAAAACCTTTCAAACTGCTATGTTATATAAACTCACATGCAGGCATGGATTTTGGTTCATTGTTCACGCAAAAAAAGAAAAGCAACCAGAACTCTAGATTCTGATCACTTTTCTTTTATATCACAATATATATCATCTGGTCATTACATGAATCCTTCTGACGATACATCTACTGTGTTTCTACCTATTATAATATTACCTGCTGAACCGTTAGATACTTTCAAAGTACCTGTATCACAATCAGGTAAACCGGCGAATCGCAAGAATGGTCTTGCAGTTTGCGCTTCTGTCATGGGTAATTCCCCATTTACTTCCTTTTGCTTCCACGATTCCACCGTTACCGTCGTAGATTGCTACATGTCCGGAATAGCAGATGACATCACCTGCTTTTGCTTCGGACAGACTGGATACTGCCTTTCCAAGACTTCTCCATCCTGCGGATGTTGTATATCCACCACTGTATGCTCCGGTATTTTTCAGAACCTGATATACAAAGTGAGAACAGTCAATACCATTGGTCAGAGAATTTCCACCCCATACATATGGGTTACCAACAAACTGATCGGCATAAGCTACGATAGCACTTCCGGATACTCCGCTGCTGCTTGTGGAACTGCTGGTGCTGCTGGAGCTTGCTGTACTGTTACTACTGCTTGAACTGCTGTTACTTGTTGTACTGTTATTTCTGTTGGAGCTGCTATTACTGTTGCCGGAACTGCTCTGTGAAGTTGAACTGCTGCTGGAAGAAGAACTTGCTGCGCTTGCCGCTGCCTGCTGACGGGCTGCTTCTTCTGCTGCCGCCTGCTGTCTTGCCGCTTCTTCCGCTGCTGCCTGACGGGCTGCCTCTTCTTCTGCCTGACGTTTTTCTTCTGCGATCTGATCCAGCTGTGCCTGCTGCTGGCTGATCAGGTTACTGATCTCAGCGGCCTGCTGCTGTGCCGTTGCAATCTGTGCTTCATAATCACTGCTGGTTGCTTTCTTCGCATCCATCTGCGCCTGTAAGTCTGACTGCTGACTCTGCAGATCTGCCTGCTGGCTTTCCAGAGATGCTTCCTGTGCCTCCAGATCGCTCTTCTGATTTTCCAGATCTGCTTTCTGATTTTCCAGATCTGTCTTCAGATCAGACACCTGCTGTACTACTTCTTTAAAAGCTTCCAGCTGTTTTCTGTCATAGTCATGCATGCTCTGTGCATATTCCACTTTATTCAGAAGAGATGTGATACTGTCCGCACCGCTCAGCATATTCAGCCATGCTTCATTGCCACCGTTTTCATATATGTACTGGATACGTTTCTTCATATCCGCATACTGCTTGTCGCGATCTGCTTCCGCAGCCTCCAGCTGACTGGTGGTTGTCTCGATCTCTCCCTCTTTTTCTGTAATATCTGCTTCTTTTTGTGCAATTCCATCTTCTGTACTTGCAATGTCTGTCTTGGTAGCATCAATCTGGATCATCAGGTCTACCATATCTGCATCCATAGCATTGATTTCTGACTGGATCTGCTGCTGCTGTTCAGACAGAGATGCGATTGTCTCATTCGTCTGACTTAACTGGCTCTCTGCCTGCGCCTTCTGCTGTTTGATATCGGATTCCGTATCCGCAAAAACGGCAAATGACTGAGATACCATCATTACAAGTCCCAAAAACGCACATACTACTCTTTTTTTCATGTAAAACCTCTCTTTTTGTTGCCCTTGTTACTTTGTTTTTAATGACTTTGTAACAATTTCGTTACTTTTTACATACTAACACGTTCCCCCTGTAAATGCAAGAAGTATATCTCAGAATTTGCAAAATGTTCACAGACTTTTCACATTTTCAGTGGATTTTGTTGATTTTTTCCTGAAATCTTCCGGTGTATCGCACTGCATATTTTTTCTTTTCCACATGCAAAAAGAGAACCGATCTTTTCTCTTCGGTTCTCTTTTTTAGAAAATTCCCTTTATTTACAGGCTTTTTTGCACTTAATCAATCAGATTCTGCATACTCTTCAGTCCGATAACCAGAGTAGAAGTGTTATGCAGCAGTGCAGATGTCGTCGGCTGGATCATACCGGTTACACCAAGTGCGATCAGTCCGGCATTGACCAAAATGATCGAACGGTAGTTCTTATGAATCCGTTTCATCAGTCCGTTACTGATTGCTTTTAATGTAACAATTTCGTAAAGATTATCTGCACCAATTGTCACATCTGCGATCTCACGGGCAATCTCCGCACCGTCACTGATTGCGATTCCGACATCTGCGGCAGACAGCGCCGGTGAATCATTGATACCGTCACCGATCATGATGACTTTTCGTCCCGCTGCTTTTTCACGCTCTACAAATCCGGCTTTATCTTCCGGCAGTACCTCAGAGTAATACTCGTCAACACCGATCTGTGCTGCTACTGCTTTTGCAGTACGCTCACTGTCACCGGTCATCATAACTACTTTGCTGATACCGGTACGTTTCAGAGAATTGATCACTGCAGATGCTTCCGAACGAATCGGGTCATGAATGCAGATAACCGCAGCCAGTTCCCCTTCAATTGCCAGATACAGATGAGAATATTCTTCCGGCAGTGCCGCGAATTTTTCTTCCATACCTTCCGGGATCACACAGTGTTCATCTTCAAAGACAAAATGAGCACTACCGATGATTACTTTATGTCCATTGATCGTTGTGGAAATTCCATGTGCAACGATGTATTCTACTTTTGAATGCATCTCTTCATGGGAAATATTCCGTTTTTTGGCAGCATCAACAACAGCCTTTGCCATAGAATGAGGAAAATGCTCTTCCAGGCAGGCTGCAATACGAAGCAGGTCTTCTTCGGAACGGTCGCAGAATGTTTCGATTTTTGCAACCGTCGGCTCTGCTTTTGTCAGTGTACCTGTCTTATCAAATACAATGGTATCTGCCTCTGCAATTGCCTCCAGGAATTTGCCGCCTTTTACGGTAATATCATAAAGGCTTGCTTCACGGATCGCAGAAAGTACGCTGATCGGCATCGCCAGTTTCAGTGCACAGGAGAAATCTACCATCAGTACCGCCAGTGTCTTGGTAACATTGCGTGTGATCAGATAGGTCAGACCGGTACCTGCCAGTGTATATGGAACCAGACGGTCTGCCAGATGTTCTGCTTTTCCTTCTACGTTGGATTTCAGTTTTTCAGATTCTTCGATCATTGTAACGATCTTTTCAAACTTACTTCCGCCATTTACTTCTTTGACACAGATGGTCAGTTCGCCTTCTTCCACAACAGTTCCCGCATACGCATACTTCTGTGCATTTTTCTGTACCGGAACAGACTCACCTGTCAGGGATGCCTGATTTACCATTGCATCTCCGGCCGTTACCACGCCATCGAACGGAATGACATTACCCATATGGACAACAATCTCGTCTCCTGCCTGGATCTGATCTGCCGGAACCAGGATCTCCTGACCGTCTTTTACCATCCATACTTTGGATACATGCAGTGACATGCTTCTTGCCAGATCATCCACTGATTTTTTATGAGTCCACTCTTCGAGAATTTCACCGATTCCCAGAAGGAACATCGTGGAACCTGCGGTCTCAAAGTCACCGCGGAAGATCGATACGCCGATTGCTGTTGCATCCAGAACCGGAACTTCCAGTTTTCCTTTTGCAAGTGTCCGCACGCCATGCCACAGATATTTCACTGATTTGATCGCTGTGATCACAGAACGCACCGATACAGGAAGGAACATCTTGCTTCCCATACGCATGACCACTTTATTTACCAGTTTTTCCCAATATTCATTCTGTAGTTCACGACCGGAATTCTTCAGATATACTTCCGGCACTTTGGCAGTCTCATAGTGGAATGCCTTCAGTGCCCGGATCACTTCTTCACGGTCACCTACAAAATTAATCGTGGCATCCTGTGTTTTCTCCCGGACTTTTACGCCTGTTACCAGTTTCTGGCTGCTCAGATAATACAGTAACGTATCCGCCTGTCCAAATGTCATACGATTCTGAAGAAGATGGACACGCATACGTCCTTTAATTTCATGTTTAATTATAAATTTCATAGAATAACACTGTCCTTGTGCAAGTTAATTATGCTTCTGTAAAGTCTTCTTCTTCAGTCTCTTCTGTTTCTTCAGCTGTTTCTGTTACTTCTTCATCTTCTACAACTGCTGCTTTTGCTTCACGCTCTTCGTTGATCTGCTGAGCTTCTGCGTAGATATCTTCTGCATTTTCCTGAACAGATGTTACAACTTTCATGACACAGGATTTTGCACGCAGAACAGCTGCTGTGCAGTTTGCATAGAATTTTTTCGCATCATCACTTGCCAGAATCTTGATTCCTGCTGTACCGAACAGTACACCACCTGCGAAAATACCAGTTTTTTTTGCATCGAAATTTTTAAAAATGTTTGTCATAATATTATCTCCTTTGTGTTTATCAAATTTGTTTACCTACTATTATATCGCCCCGCGATAATTTCGCAAGAACTTTTTTCTAATTGAGATTTTTTCTCAAAAAGAAATCCCGGAGGGGCTAGAGCGTGTTTGAAAAATCATTTTCGCAATCTGTAAGCCCCACTTTGCGGTATATTTTACCCTTATTCGGTTGCCGTAGCCCGCTACGCCGCCCTCATTCGGATAAAATCTCCCACAAACTGGGACTCACAGCTCACGAAAAGCCTTTTTCAGACACGCTCTAGGAAGCCTGTCCGGGATTATTCGTATACTTTACGATTCTTTTTCCAGTCATATAACCGCAGCTCTCCAGTCCACAGGTTAATACCTGACGAAACTTTCTGTCGGAAAGCTGAAGTACCGTGCCATCATCCAGTTCCATTCTGCAATACGGAACACATTCCATCTCTTCATCATCAGCATTACCGGTAAACTTATACATGTTTTTCCGGTTGATCACTCCGATTTCTTCTAATGTATTCACCATGCGGTACACGGTTGCGGCCCCGATACTGGGATCTTGTTTGCAGGCTTTGTAATAAATCTCCTTGCAACAAGAGCAGTCCTCATCCAGAATAATATCAAGGATGATGCGCCGCTGCCGGGTGATCCGGCAGCCACGCTCTCTTAATTTTGAAATTATGATACTCTTTGGCTCTTTCTGCAATTAATGTCAACACCTCCAAATAGTACCTTTAATGGCTGCAATGTCCTCCGCAATGTGAGCAGTCACCACCGCACTGCAGTGATTTTCCGTTCTTTTTATCTTTTACCATACTGCGGACGATAAGTGCTACCACACCAACCAGAACCGCGCCAACAACTACTGTTCCCATGCAAAGGTCTCCTTTCTTAAAGTCAGATCAGACTTTTCTTACGCAACTTTCAATGATTTACTTTCTTTATAAGGTCTGAACAGCATATACAGGAATGCAATCAGCAGTACAACCGCAACTACTGTCCACAGTCCGAATCCACCACCGGTAAACAGGTTACCAAACTGATAGATACACAGAGATACGATATAAGCAAGACCACACTGATATCCGATAGCGAACCAGAACCATTTTGCATTATTCATCTCACGTTTGATAGCTCCCATTGCTGCGAAGCAAGGTGCACATAACAGGTTGAATACCAGGAATCCGTATGCTGCGATCGGAGTCATAACCTGTGCCAGGTTGCCCCAGATCTCAGAACCATTTTCTGCAACTTCTGCAAAACCGAACAGCATACCGAAGGTAGCTACTACGTTTTCTTTTGCGATCAGACCGGTGATTGCTGCAACTGCCATCTTCCATCCTTCACCGGCTTTTGTCCAGCCAAGAGGAGCAAAGATCGGAGCGATCACGTTGCCGATGGATGCCAGAATACTGTCATTTAACTGTTCTGCATCCAGCATACCGAATTTTCCGTCTACCCATCCGAAGCTCATCAGGAACCACAGAATGATGGTAGATAACAGGATGATGGTACCTGCTTTTTTGATGAAGGACCATCCACGCTCCCACATACTTCTCAGTACGTTTCCAACTGTTGGCATATGGTAAGCCGGCAGCTCCATAACGAACGGAGCAGGTTCTCCGGAGAACATTTTTGTTTTCTTTAAGATAATACCAGAGCAGATAATAGCAGCAACACCTACAAAGTAAGCACTCCATGCTACCCATCCTGCGTTATTAAAGAATGCACCTGCGATCAGGGCAATGATCGGCAGTTTTGCTCCACAAGGAACAAAGGTGGTTGTCATGATTGTCATCTTACGGTCTCTGTCGCTCTCGATGGTACGGGATGCCATGATACCAGGAACACCACAACCGGAACCGATCAGCATCGGGATGAAAGATTTTCCGGAAAGACCGAATTTACGGAAGATACGGTCCATGATGAATGCTACACGGGCCATGTATCCACAACCTTCCAGGAATGCCAGGAAGATAAACAGTACCAGCATCTGCGGTACGAAACCAAGTACAGCACCAACACCGGCTACGATACCATCAAGGATCAGTCCCTGTAACCAGTCAGCACAGTTCACAGCTACCAGCGCTTTCTCAATTGCCGGAGGAATGATATCACCGAACAGAACATCGTTTGTCCAGTCTGTCAGGAATCCACCTACTGTTGTAATAGATACATAGTAAACAATAAACATAACTACTGCGAAGATTGGCAGTGCCAGCCAACGGTTAGTTACGATACGGTCGATCTTATCGGATACGGTCATTCCGCCCTTCTGACCTTTTGTTACGCATTTTCCGATAATAGAGGAGATATATACATATCTTTCATTTGTGATAATACTTTCGGTATCATCATCGAATGCATCTTCCAGAGTTTTGATCTCAGCGGATACATCCGGAACAGATTTCATCTGTTCTTTGATCTTGTCATCCTTCTCCAGAAGTTTGATCGCAAAGAATCTCTTCTGTGCTTCCGGGATATCCGTGCCAAGCATGGTTCCTACAGCCGTGATCGCATCTTCCACTTTACTGTCGAACTCATGTACCGGTGTGACTTCGTTCTTTCTCTCTGCAAGACTTATTGCTTTCTCAGCTGCTTTCTGGATTCCGGTGCCTTTCAGTGCGGATATTTCCACAACCTCGCATCCTAACAGTTTGCTCAGTTTGTCAGTATGTATCTTGTCACCCGCTTTTTCTACCAGGTCCATCATGTTGACAGCCATAACAACCGGAATACCCAGTTCCATGATCTGTGTGGACAGATACAGGTTACGTTCGATGTTGGTACCATCTACGATGTTGATGATCGCATCTGGTCTTTCATTGATCAGATAGTTTCTGGCTACGACTTCTTCCAGAGTGTATGGAGACAGGGAATAGATACCCGGTAAGTCCATGATAGTCACATCTTTATGACCTTTTAACTTACCTTCTTTTTTCTCCACCGTTACGCCCGGCCAGTTACCTACAAACTGATTGGAACCGGTCAGCGCATTAAACAATGTTGTCTTACCGCAGTTAGGATTACCTGCTAATGCAATTTTAACTGACATTTTTTTGCTCCTTTTTCTTATTTGTTGAAATGTTGTTATACATTCCTACTAATTTTTGGTCTGCGCTATCTTTTATTAGCTTTCGCTAACGCACAGGCAAAAAAATTATTCAACCTCAATCATTTCGGCATCGGCTTTACGAAGAGATAATTCATACCCTCTTACGGTTACTTCCACCGGATCACCTAACGGTGCAACTTTGCGTACATATACACTTACGCCTTTGGTGATACCCATGTCCATGATTCTTCTTTTTACAGGGCCTTCACCATGCAATCTCTTTACTGTGACTGTCTGTCCAACAGCAATCTCTTTCAGAGTTTTCATAACATTCTCCCTCTTTCCTTGATAATCCGCCTGCTTATACCATGATGCGGTTTGCCATGTCTTTTCCGATTGCCACACGTGAATCTTTTACATTCACAATCAGGTTTCCTTCGATTTCAGACACGACCGTAACCTCTCCTCCAGTTACGAATCCAAGATTCTCAAGGAATTTTCTTGTTTCTTCTTTTCCGCCAACTTTTTTGATTGTGTTAGTTTCTCCTGGTTTTACCATAGATAACGGCATCATATCAACCTCTTTTCTTCAATGTGAACACAATGATTTTGTTCCTTACTGGGGTTAGTATATGCTAATAGCTATTAGATGTCAAGTACTAATTGGAAATTTTTTTCATTAATTGATTTCCGACAGAAAAATGCAGTTTACTCGGTTGTAATATTGTAATATTTGTGGTATACTTACATATACTTAATGAGTAGCTATCCGGTATTTGGAAGTTTCAGATAAGTTTTCTGGATAGTTGCTTTTATTATTTTGTATATCAACAATTGATCGGGTGGATTAGTTTTGATTTACTTATTTATAGTGGAATTGTACATGAAGGGGGTTTGTATTATGGCAAAAAATGAATCAGCAGAAAATTATCTGGAGACGATTCTGATACTGAGTAAAAAACTTCCAGTTGTTCGTTCCGTAGATATCGCCACTGAATTAGGTTATAAAAAATCCAGTGTAAGTGTGGCAATGAAGCACCTGAGAGAACATCAGCATATTACAGTCACCGATGCTGGATTCATATATCTTACTGAATCCGGGAGAGAGATTGCAGAGATGATTTACGAGCGGCACGAGCTGCTGTCTTCCTGGCTGATGCATCTGGGTGTACCGGAAGAGATTGCAACGGAAGATGCTTGTAAGATGGAGCATGTGATCAGTAAGGAGAGTTTTGAGGCTATTAAGAAGCATGTGGGTGTGCTGTCGTAAGTGCAAATATACGCTTTGTAGATTTATCTATTTATACTGATTCTTATTTTGAGCCTGTGAAAAAAATTCTGTAAATTAAACAATATAAAGGTCTTCTATGATAAAATATTAAAATCATAGGAGGCCTTTTATTATGGCAAACAGAAAAAAAGAAGTTTACAAACCAAAACCAATGACTGAAGGAAAGAGAAATCTGATTCAGGGATTGCTCCAAGAGTATGATATCCAGTCTGCTGACGATATCCAGGAGGCATTAAAGGATCTTCTGTCCGGAACAATCCAAGATATGCTTGAAACAGAAATGGATAATCATCTTGGCTATGATCGTTATGAAAGATCCGGCGAGCCTAACTATCGCAATGGAACCAAGCCTAAGACCGTTCGAAGCAAATATGGTGAATTTGAGGTCAATGTTCCTCAGGATCGCCAGAGTTCCTTTGAGCCGCAGGTGCTTCCAAAACGCCAGAAAGACATCTCTTCCATCGATGACAAGATCATTTCGATGTATGCAAAAGGAATGACCACACGACAGATTTCAGAAACGATAGAGGATATTTATGGTTTTGAAGTCAGTGAAGGAATGGTATCCGATATCACAGATAAGCTTCTTCCCAGAATAGAAGAATGGCAAACTCGCCCATTGTCAGCGGTATATCCAATCGTTTTTATTGATGCTGTACATTTTTCTGTGCGTGACGATGGTGTGATCAGAAAGCTTGCTGCATATGTCGTCCTTGGAATTAACGAAGACGGAATGAAAGAAGTATTAAGCATTGTTGTAGGTGAAAATGAAAGCAGCAAGTATTGGCTGTCAGTGCTGAATAGTCTGAAAAATCGAGGCGTTCAGGACATTCTTATTCTCTGCTCTGATGGACTGACAGGAATCAAGGATGCAATCTCTGCCGCATTTCCTGAAACGGAACAACAGCGCTGCATAGTGCATATGGTGAGAAATACACTCAAATACGTTGCAAACAAGGATATGAAGTCTTTTGCTAAAGACTTAAAAACAATCTATACAGCTGCCGATGAAGAAGCTGCCAGAAAACAGTTAAAGACCGTTACCGAAAAATGGTCGGGACAATATCCGAGTGCCATGAACCGCTGGCATGATAACTGGGACGCAATCTCCCCGATTTTTAAATTTTCCAAAGAGGTTCGTACTGCGTTTTATACTACAAATGCCATTGAATCGTTGAATTCATGCTATCGCAGGCTAAACAAGCAGAGAAGCGTATTTCCGAGTTCACAGGCACTGTTGAAAGCACTATACCTGGGGACTTTTGAAATAGCCAAAAAATGGACAATGCCAATCCGTAATTGGGGCAAAGTCCGTGGTGAACTCGAAATCATGTACCCGGACAGAATGCAGATATAGCAATAAAAGCCGGAATATCAAGAGTAAATATACGCCCAGAATTCTCTGGGCGCTCTTGACATATCAGCTTCTTTTTGCTATTAAATAAACAACGGCTTAACACAGAAATCTGCTGTTAAGCCGCATCAATTATCATAGAAGATCTGAATTTACAGAAAAAATTTCACACCGTCCTTATTTTTACTTTACCATCAAATAAAACAATCCAGACAAGCTTGAATGTTTTCATCTGTCTGGATTATTTTATTTTGTATCATCTAAAATTTATTCTTCTCGTGTAGAATTAAACCATTCATCAATCTCTTTCTCCATTGATTCTCTCAACAACAACCTTACATCTTTTCTTATAAAATGCTATACCATATAATACTATTTTATTTCTTCCATCATTTTTTAAATATTCCTCATATCTTCGATTCCGTATCTGTGTAATCGCATTCTCACAGGATTTATTCAAACCAGAGGCTACCCTTGCATGCTTCAACTCAAAAATAATCCCTGCATCCGGATCTTCCGGTTCAATAATAATATCCGCAAATCCTTCACCCGCTTCTACATTTGATCTTACCAGCCAGTTGGAATTTCCTGCCAAAAGTCCAGCTAAAAATGTATGATAAGAATTTTCTTTCTCTGCATCCGGTGCTTTCGTGTCAAAAACACTAATCGTATTACTGAGTGTCCTATTCAGATAGTTCTCTATGCATTCTGTATTTCCTTCTTCCACAGCTTTCCAGAATGCTGTTAGGTTTTCCGTATTCCTTAATATATTTTCCCTGAACCATTCCTGAATCTGCAATTTATATACTTCTCTGACCTCTCTATTAGGAATCATCAGCTTATATGCTCCGGTTTCAGTTACCCCTGCCTGCGTCAAATATCCTGTTGTAAACAAAACACTCCATAAATTATCAATACTGGTATCAATTTCATCGTATGTTAATTCTAACCGAATAAATTTCTCCATCGGCTCTCCTGCAATCAGACGCTCAATTTCATCCCGCGTTGTTTTATTTGCCTTATCAATAAAACATTTTACAAGTTCATTGCTGCTCGTATTCAACCAGTACGACTGTGGTTTTGCATCCGGTTCTTTGCACAGTCTGTCCACATGATTAATAACATCCCAAGGGCAGAAAATATCTGCATCTCCGAATCGATAACCATCATACCATTCCTTCGTTTCTTCAAGATGCGAGGCCATCCCATACGCTTTCAGCAAATTTTCAACTTCATTTTCTGTAAATCCAAACTGTTCATCAAAACGGGCATCTGTAATAGAAAGTACCTTAAAATTATTTAGACCTGTAAAAATACTTTCTTTTGAAACTCTCAAACACCCTGTTAAAACAGAAAACTGTAAAAAATTATTCGTTTTCAACGCATCTCCAAAAAGAGCTCGAATCAATGATACCATTTCTCGATAATA is part of the Blautia faecicola genome and encodes:
- a CDS encoding Fur family transcriptional regulator, whose protein sequence is MQKEPKSIIISKLRERGCRITRQRRIILDIILDEDCSCCKEIYYKACKQDPSIGAATVYRMVNTLEEIGVINRKNMYKFTGNADDEEMECVPYCRMELDDGTVLQLSDRKFRQVLTCGLESCGYMTGKRIVKYTNNPGQAS
- a CDS encoding DUF6110 family protein, producing the protein MTNIFKNFDAKKTGIFAGGVLFGTAGIKILASDDAKKFYANCTAAVLRAKSCVMKVVTSVQENAEDIYAEAQQINEEREAKAAVVEDEEVTETAEETEETEEEDFTEA
- the lon gene encoding endopeptidase La, whose translation is MITLPISDLLLLPGVTFFFKKDVFPSGEITAESVGEDILFVMEKEEKEQMTPDDFYPIGVIGAIDSVDDEGNVRVKVRERVQISDIELEKDGVITADASILPDVDDFPKEEAKALFEKMKQDILRFIKGFPWGVWARGVILHWKNVEEIGCALSSYFNITWEEKYGIIETDSKRERCKKIEEAVYEFMEVFQVGEEAEEAQKEIHEQVYRESAIKKQIELLQQQLDEMHPENISDVRKFETKIAQSGMNEEARKEAEKVLNRMKQEGKDSHEYGMLYDYLDFVTSLSWKTEEQTEINLQEAEEILDEDHYGLKKVKDRIIQQLAVMALNKKQSGSILLFVGAPGTGKTSIGQSIAKALHREYVRISLGGIRDEAEIRGHRRTYVGAMPGRIMEGMKRSKAQNPVMVLDEVDKLAKDYGGDPASALLEVLDPEQNYSFTDHYMNVPYDLSNVFFVCTANSTDTIPEPLLNRMEVIQFPGYTPVEKFHIARKHLLPKAMKAMGIKAQNLKVTDGALEKVIAEYTAESGVRGLKKQIDVLCRHAAVKLVKGEQKSITVNEKRVQEFLGQGIIHDTILKHPQPGVMTGLAWTSAGGEILFIETSFTKGSGKIIITGQLGDVMKESAQIAITLVKKRYPDKADLFKENDLHIHVPSGAVPKDGPSAGITLVTALTSLVTDTPINPEYAMTGEVSLRGGVMPIGGLPEKLMAAQRAGIKKVLIPAENERDLEEVAEEVKEKLEIVPVETVEQVMKLVFA
- a CDS encoding DUF6783 domain-containing protein, whose translation is MRVKYTAKWGLQIAKMIFQTRSSPSGISF
- a CDS encoding heavy metal translocating P-type ATPase; this encodes MKFIIKHEIKGRMRVHLLQNRMTFGQADTLLYYLSSQKLVTGVKVREKTQDATINFVGDREEVIRALKAFHYETAKVPEVYLKNSGRELQNEYWEKLVNKVVMRMGSKMFLPVSVRSVITAIKSVKYLWHGVRTLAKGKLEVPVLDATAIGVSIFRGDFETAGSTMFLLGIGEILEEWTHKKSVDDLARSMSLHVSKVWMVKDGQEILVPADQIQAGDEIVVHMGNVIPFDGVVTAGDAMVNQASLTGESVPVQKNAQKYAYAGTVVEEGELTICVKEVNGGSKFEKIVTMIEESEKLKSNVEGKAEHLADRLVPYTLAGTGLTYLITRNVTKTLAVLMVDFSCALKLAMPISVLSAIREASLYDITVKGGKFLEAIAEADTIVFDKTGTLTKAEPTVAKIETFCDRSEEDLLRIAACLEEHFPHSMAKAVVDAAKKRNISHEEMHSKVEYIVAHGISTTINGHKVIIGSAHFVFEDEHCVIPEGMEEKFAALPEEYSHLYLAIEGELAAVICIHDPIRSEASAVINSLKRTGISKVVMMTGDSERTAKAVAAQIGVDEYYSEVLPEDKAGFVEREKAAGRKVIMIGDGINDSPALSAADVGIAISDGAEIAREIADVTIGADNLYEIVTLKAISNGLMKRIHKNYRSIILVNAGLIALGVTGMIQPTTSALLHNTSTLVIGLKSMQNLID
- a CDS encoding C40 family peptidase; the protein is MKKRVVCAFLGLVMMVSQSFAVFADTESDIKQQKAQAESQLSQTNETIASLSEQQQQIQSEINAMDADMVDLMIQIDATKTDIASTEDGIAQKEADITEKEGEIETTTSQLEAAEADRDKQYADMKKRIQYIYENGGNEAWLNMLSGADSITSLLNKVEYAQSMHDYDRKQLEAFKEVVQQVSDLKTDLENQKADLENQKSDLEAQEASLESQQADLQSQQSDLQAQMDAKKATSSDYEAQIATAQQQAAEISNLISQQQAQLDQIAEEKRQAEEEAARQAAAEEAARQQAAAEEAARQQAAASAASSSSSSSSTSQSSSGNSNSSSNRNNSTTSNSSSSSSNSTASSSSTSSSTSSSGVSGSAIVAYADQFVGNPYVWGGNSLTNGIDCSHFVYQVLKNTGAYSGGYTTSAGWRSLGKAVSSLSEAKAGDVICYSGHVAIYDGNGGIVEAKGSKWGITHDRSANCKTILAIRRFT
- a CDS encoding FeoB-associated Cys-rich membrane protein, translated to MGTVVVGAVLVGVVALIVRSMVKDKKNGKSLQCGGDCSHCGGHCSH